The following coding sequences lie in one Pseudoalteromonas sp. Scap06 genomic window:
- the trmH gene encoding tRNA (guanosine(18)-2'-O)-methyltransferase TrmH, giving the protein MQQTRYQRIENVLSRRQTDLTVCLEDVHKHHNLSAIVRTADAVGCHHVHAVWPEKQKWLTNNTSGGSKNWLDTHLHRNIDDAVASMRTHNPDVQILATHLSEDAVDFREIDYTKPTAIIVGQEKTGISPQALEYADQNIIIPMQGMVQSLNVSVAAALILFEAQRQRDLAGLYNRNMLSEEIKHPMYFEGCHPIIARQCKQKNLPYPALDENGEIVADEQFWQALKHT; this is encoded by the coding sequence ATGCAGCAAACTCGTTACCAAAGAATTGAAAATGTACTTTCACGTCGTCAAACCGACCTTACCGTATGCTTAGAAGACGTACACAAACACCATAACTTATCAGCAATTGTTAGAACGGCTGATGCCGTTGGTTGTCATCATGTGCATGCCGTGTGGCCAGAAAAACAAAAGTGGCTAACCAATAATACCTCAGGTGGCAGTAAAAACTGGTTAGACACACATCTTCACAGAAACATAGATGATGCCGTTGCGAGTATGCGTACTCATAATCCTGATGTACAAATTTTAGCGACGCATTTAAGTGAAGATGCTGTCGACTTCAGAGAAATTGATTATACTAAACCGACTGCAATTATTGTCGGCCAAGAAAAAACGGGGATCTCTCCACAAGCCTTAGAGTATGCAGATCAAAACATCATTATTCCAATGCAAGGCATGGTGCAGTCGTTAAATGTATCAGTTGCAGCAGCCCTAATTTTATTTGAGGCGCAGCGTCAACGTGATCTAGCTGGTTTATACAATAGAAATATGCTGAGTGAAGAAATTAAGCACCCAATGTACTTTGAAGGCTGCCACCCAATTATTGCAAGGCAATGCAAACAAAAAAACCTACCTTACCCTGCTCTTGATGAAAACGGCGAAATTGTTGCTGATGAACAGTTTTGGCAGGCGTTAAAACATACTTGA
- the asnC gene encoding transcriptional regulator AsnC: MENYQIDNLDKQILHALMDNARTPYAELAKRFSVSAGTIHVRIEKMKHAEIITGTQLTINTKQLGYDVCCFIGINLNNARDYPQTLIKLESLEEVVEAYYTTGNYSIFIKVMTRSIDHLQDVLINKIQAIEAIQSTETLISLQNPISRTVVP; the protein is encoded by the coding sequence ATGGAAAATTATCAAATCGATAATCTTGATAAACAGATTCTGCATGCATTAATGGATAATGCGCGTACACCTTATGCTGAATTAGCAAAACGCTTTAGTGTAAGCGCAGGAACAATTCATGTGCGAATCGAAAAAATGAAACATGCAGAGATCATCACAGGTACTCAACTAACCATTAATACAAAGCAATTAGGTTACGATGTGTGTTGTTTTATTGGTATTAATTTGAACAACGCGCGCGATTATCCGCAAACACTTATAAAATTAGAATCATTAGAGGAAGTGGTCGAAGCATATTACACCACTGGTAATTACAGTATTTTTATTAAAGTAATGACTCGCTCTATCGATCATCTACAAGATGTATTAATCAATAAAATACAGGCAATAGAAGCCATTCAATCAACCGAAACCCTGATCTCATTACAAAACCCGATTAGTCGAACAGTGGTGCCTTAA
- the recG gene encoding ATP-dependent DNA helicase RecG — protein sequence MSKPSLSQYPITELKGVGPKMAERLLKLGISTVQDMLFHLPLRYEDRTRIYTISELTPHSHVTVQATIETSQITFGKRRMLVCQINDGTGRLTLRFFNFTAAQKNAFSTGKIIRCFGEIRRGRIGFEMSHPEYSISDTFEQQPTSSTLTPVYSTTEGLKQLSIRALSEQAIELLQKYAVEELLPQQWQPSQLPLSDALLLLHRPPNDVDIIALEQGTHPAQQRLVFEELLAQNLSLLKVREQGQQVKAVALEPTNSLETQFLAQLPFAPTNAQSRVVSEIKADMQHAYPMMRLVQGDVGSGKTLVAALSALTAIAKGYQVALMAPTEILSEQHGINFSSWFESLGITVAWLGGKTKGKERVSTLAMIASGEAQMIIGTHALFQDEVKFNNLVLIIIDEQHRFGVHQRLSLREKGRFGDCYPHQLVMTATPIPRTLAMTAYADLETSVIDELPPGRTPITTVAIPDTRRDDIISRVKLACNEQGRQVYWVCTLIDESEVLQCQAAEDSALQLKEALPELAIGLVHGRMKATEKQAIMSDFKAGKIHVLVATTVIEVGVDVPNASLIIIENPERLGLAQLHQLRGRVGRGATASHCVLLYHAPLSHTAQKRLGVLRDSNDGFVIAERDLEIRGPGEVLGTKQTGLAEFKIADLTRDKQALNQVRPIAQQMLKQYPQYVDPLIQRWLGNKSNYAQA from the coding sequence TTGTCTAAACCTAGCTTAAGCCAATACCCAATCACAGAACTTAAAGGCGTTGGTCCTAAAATGGCTGAACGGCTTTTAAAGCTAGGTATTAGTACAGTACAGGACATGCTATTTCATTTGCCGCTTAGGTATGAAGACAGAACCCGTATTTATACAATTAGTGAGTTGACCCCTCATAGCCACGTAACTGTTCAAGCAACCATTGAAACCAGTCAAATAACCTTTGGAAAGCGGCGCATGCTGGTTTGCCAAATAAATGATGGTACAGGTAGGTTAACACTACGATTTTTTAATTTTACCGCAGCACAAAAAAATGCATTTAGCACAGGCAAAATAATTCGTTGCTTTGGCGAAATACGTCGCGGACGTATTGGCTTTGAAATGAGTCATCCTGAATACAGTATTAGCGACACTTTTGAACAACAACCAACATCATCAACACTTACGCCAGTCTATTCAACAACCGAGGGGTTAAAGCAGCTCTCCATTAGGGCGTTGAGTGAACAGGCAATAGAATTACTTCAAAAGTATGCAGTAGAAGAGCTACTTCCCCAACAATGGCAACCATCGCAACTACCGTTAAGTGATGCGTTATTATTACTACACCGCCCCCCTAATGATGTAGATATCATTGCGCTTGAACAAGGGACTCACCCAGCACAGCAGCGACTCGTATTTGAAGAATTACTGGCGCAAAATCTCAGTTTATTAAAAGTAAGAGAACAGGGGCAGCAAGTTAAAGCCGTTGCACTTGAGCCCACTAATTCATTAGAAACACAATTTTTAGCACAATTACCCTTTGCGCCAACCAATGCACAAAGCCGTGTGGTATCAGAAATTAAAGCAGATATGCAACACGCTTACCCTATGATGCGACTTGTCCAAGGGGACGTTGGCTCTGGTAAAACACTAGTCGCAGCACTGAGCGCGTTAACTGCGATAGCAAAAGGCTACCAGGTCGCATTAATGGCGCCAACAGAGATATTGTCAGAGCAACACGGAATCAACTTTTCTAGCTGGTTTGAAAGCCTTGGAATAACGGTTGCTTGGTTAGGTGGTAAAACAAAAGGTAAAGAGCGCGTAAGTACACTTGCAATGATTGCCTCAGGTGAAGCGCAAATGATTATCGGTACCCATGCGTTATTTCAAGATGAAGTAAAATTTAACAATCTTGTACTTATCATTATTGATGAACAACACCGCTTTGGAGTTCATCAACGTTTATCATTGCGTGAAAAAGGCCGTTTTGGTGATTGTTATCCACATCAGCTAGTAATGACAGCAACTCCTATACCACGTACGCTGGCGATGACTGCCTATGCAGACTTAGAAACCTCAGTGATTGACGAATTACCACCTGGGCGGACTCCTATCACTACAGTTGCGATTCCTGATACTCGTCGAGATGACATTATTAGTCGCGTAAAACTTGCCTGTAACGAACAAGGTCGACAGGTTTACTGGGTATGTACACTAATAGACGAGTCTGAAGTACTACAATGCCAAGCAGCGGAAGACAGTGCATTACAGCTAAAAGAAGCATTACCTGAGCTTGCTATTGGCTTAGTCCATGGGCGAATGAAAGCTACGGAAAAGCAAGCCATTATGAGCGACTTTAAAGCGGGTAAAATTCATGTACTTGTGGCAACAACCGTGATCGAAGTTGGGGTTGATGTGCCTAATGCGAGTTTGATTATTATCGAAAACCCTGAGCGCCTAGGTTTAGCACAGCTTCACCAACTACGTGGCCGCGTAGGCCGTGGAGCTACGGCATCTCACTGCGTGCTTTTATACCATGCACCGCTTTCACATACCGCACAGAAACGGTTAGGAGTACTGCGCGATAGTAACGACGGATTTGTTATCGCAGAACGTGATTTAGAAATACGCGGCCCAGGTGAAGTTCTTGGGACCAAACAAACCGGCTTAGCAGAATTTAAAATTGCAGACTTAACTAGAGATAAGCAAGCCTTAAATCAAGTTAGACCCATAGCACAACAGATGTTGAAGCAATATCCTCAGTATGTAGACCCTCTCATTCAACGCTGGTTAGGCAACAAGTCAAATTACGCACAAGCTTAG